The genomic interval TATCTTAAAGCAGTCACCTTTACACCCAAACGCGATGAAGAGCTCGGAGAATCAGAGAACCCAACAGAAGTTCGTCAAGTCCAAGATGAGAGTCTCGATCAATTTGCCGGATAATGAAATTTCACTACTCAAAAGCAGACAGTTGAGCTTTGCTGAAGGCAGAGAGCTTGATAGTAATGGTGCTTTGTCTTCTTTCTCCCCAAGTAGAGTTTCAAGAGGAAAAGGTCCGTTGAAGGCTAGTGTGAGCTTTCCTAATAATGTTGGGAAcgttggtggtggtggtgagaaTGGGGAGTACTATACGAGCCAGAGGAGTGTTCTTGAGGTTTTGAGGGAGTTGGATGCTGACATTTTGGCTCTGCAAGATGTGAAAGCTGAGGAGGAGAAGGAAATGAAGCCTCTCTCGGATTTGGCCGCCGCATTGGGGATGAACTATGTGTTTGCCGAGAGCTGGGCGCCGGAGTACGGCAATGCCATCTTGTCGAAATGGCCGATCAAGCGGTCTAAGGTTCAGAAAATCTTtgatgactctgatttcaggTTAGTGTGATTCTTTGCTTTACAGCATATATTGGTTAAGTTACAAGGCATTGCGTATCTGTGGTCTTTTTTAATGAGAGTCAGTTAAATCAAAGTGGATTTAGTTCAAGGAAGTTTCTTATGCCCATAAAGATGATAGCTTTTTAGTTTTGCTTTCATAAAGTCAGCAATAATTCTAAGCTTTATTCTTGCTCATATAGGGGTAACCTTTTCAAAAAGCCAGAAGATATACCATGATTAATTATGGGTTCTTGCTCATATACTCGGTTTACCAGAAAATAAAGAGAAATGAAGATTAAATCCTGTGTTATTTTAGCTTCATTTTTCTGCTAGGCTTGTATTAAAAATTTTCTACAGGCTGTACTGGTGCGTCTGTATTAGGTAGAAAGTTTGTTGTGTTACTGGGGATGCTAATATCATCAGAGCAACAGCTATTTTTGTGCAGAGTTGTCTTCCTATTCTATATTATCTTCTGTGTTTATACCGAGACTTGATAAGTATACTTTTTCAGCCTAGAGTCATAGACAGTCACCTGAATCTGTTTCAGTAACATAAAATTTTCCAGATCAAAGTAGAACTTaaaagttttcttcttcttccatatGGTTTGGTAATGTGCATGAAATTCGACTTTTCGAGAGAAAAAGATGGCGCATTAGCAATTTAGCAACTTGAGGGTTTGTTCCTTTTATGGAGAGATTTACTGATGGGGAAAAACTTATCATCGGTGATTGTCTTTATCATTACAGCACCAGAAACCTTAATCCTCCTAGCTAACCTTAACGCTTAAGAACACTTACAATGAAAGCGAAGTGTCGCTGTTAGAGAAAATAATACAGGCTATACAGCAATGTTAGGTAAGGAGTGCATTGGCATGACTGCAATATATTGGTAAACAATAGGCATGATAGGTTACACGAAATTTAATTATCCAACTGTTTCTTGAGAAAGCAGCTTTCTCTGAACTGTTGGGATGTTCACATTTCTGTTAGCGATGAAGACCAGTATGATTAGTAATTAAtagtttaatattttgagGGGAAATTAAATAGGTCTATGGTTAAAAAATGCACAGGAACGTTCTAAAAGCCACCATTGACGTACCCCAAGCCGGAGAAGTCAATTTCCACTGCACCCACCTTGATCATCTTGATGAGAACTGGAGGATGAGGCAGATGAACGCTATAATCCAATCGAGCAATGAGCCTCACATCTTGGCTGGAGGTCTCAATTCACTAGAGGAATCAGATTATTCTCGAGAAAGATGGACTGACATTGTAAAGGTGTCACATATAAACTTGTTTCTTGTTCTAAAATTAGCCGTGCAAATCATATGAACAGTTAGTATTTACCTCTGTGAATTGACTGATGCAGTATTACGAGGAGATGGGAAAACCAACACCCAAGGTCGAAGTCATGAGGTACTTGAAGAGCAAGCAGTACACAGATGCCAAGGACTTTGAGGGAGAATACGAGTCAGTAGTCATGATCGCCAAAGGACAAAGTAAAATTACCACCCTGATGTTaatatttcttttgtatatGAGTGCCTAAAACTTGGATTTGACTTACATTACTTTGATGATGTAGGTGTGCAGGGGACATGTAAGTATGGAACACGGGTAGATTACATATTGGCATCCTCAACTTCTCCCTACAAGTTTGTTCCCGGATCATACTCTGTCTTTTCATCCAAAGGGACATCCGATCATCATATAGTAAGAGTTGATGTGATCAAATCGGAAAGTAGTTGCGATCCAGGAAATGTATCCAGACGCGGGCAAAGAAAACAGAAAGTTATACAGATTACGGAGACTACTCCATCCAAAGGCATATGGAAATCACAGACATGATCAGTAAGATAGATATGATtgactttatttattttacagcTTACAGTTAGTACTCTAGTGTTGATTTGTTAAAAGACGGAGGGGCAGATGGTTATCTCCTCCACTTGGTAAATTACTCGCTCACTGTTTAGATGGTTTTAGATGAACGAACGAATCAGAGATGAAATCTGGTGTGGTTGGCATTCTTTTCTTGTTCAAATTGTACAGCAGAGTGAACatgtaataagtacatatgaGAGTGATTTTCTTACTTTGATCACTAGTCTTCCCAGCTTTCCTTGTTGATTGGCTTTGCAGTACTCTCTTTCACATTTTCAATGCttatctataataaaccctaaaccgAAACACAATCATCGTCTCTGGGAAAATAAGGATTAACAGTACCGTTTGAACCCTTGGTTCTGCTACACGGTCTCAAAATTAGGTAGCTAGGTCGACGATTTTTACCCGTATTTGGATTCCGAAACCATTTCAAACTTATGCAGACCTAGCAAGTGATCAGGAACAGCAGCCAATCGATCCaaccaaaacaatggcataTCTCTCTTTGATGAAATGTTGTCCTGTTTGCGTTAATGTTCCCATATGGATCATATATGGATACCTAACATGCATCTCCCGTGTTGAAAAACTTGAAGGCTCCCTCCACTGTTGCTATCCCGTTGTGTTTTATATTTGTCCCCATACAAACTTGGTGAAAACAGTGAGGCATACATTGGGTGATTATATGTGAGCAGTGAGTGAGCACATAAATAACATGGAAACGAACAACCATGATTCAGTTCTATTTAAAGAGATGGATGTATGATATACAGGGTTATGTTTTTCGTTCCGAGTACATGATTTGTATATTTGGATTGTGTATAATTTTGTTGCTGTAGTTCACCCATGTTAGTTTGCGTCTATAATTTTTGAAATATTGGAGGAAATTAAAGAAGAGATACTTGAGCTCTAAAAAGTATGGTCAAACGAGACCAAGGATTACATAAAGTATGATCAAACGAGACAAGGGACATAAACATTACACTATTATAGGGTAAAAAGTAATAGGTTTTGTTTAATGAAAAATAGTTTATTAAATCTAATATTTTGTAAAGATAgaccttatattttttttgtgataGGAAGATAGACCTTATAGTTCAATTCATGATTTCATCATCTTTCATTATATGATAATCATATCAAGATCCgtcagaaaataattttttttttctagattTTTTAATTCTTCTTGTCTAATGTCTACCATACGTGTGCATTGAGTGTATCTAGAAATCATAACTAGGggtcaaaatttaaataataaatctaaaaaatattttttttcattaaataataaataaattaataagtgaTTACGATATAAGAAGATAATATATATCATTACGAATTGTCAAGTTCACCTCGTCATGATGATGTTCTAAGATACCATTATTGATtaaatttcttgtttttgaaACTTGAGACGGTGTCAAAGATAGATCATTTCTCTTAATATATTTCTCAAATAAAactttcataatttgaaatttgCCAAGCACATTTGGACTTACCGTAAAtaggaaaaaatatataaaagggCCTCCACGAAAGAAATATTAATACTGTggtaatatattaaaataagatATCATAATGGAATAAAGAAAAAGTGTCATGTCCGAAATGAACAAGAATGCAATTATCaaagaattatatataaagcAAGTTTACTATTTTGTTGCAGGGGAAAATTTTAGACTAAAGTAGTTTTTTTCCTGTGATATATTCAATGTTGAGCAACCAATTATAGAAGAGATTGAAATCTGAATTGTCCAATCTCGCCCCAATACAGCTACGCCTATGTACGTGCGAGTTTATTCTTATATGAAATAGGGTTGAGCGTATAAGCAACAACATTTGTGCGCGCGTCTCTTACGTTTTTTTAGTGTACAACGCTTTgattcataaacacgtccaaaCAGGGTTCTCAAATGTAATCAGAAGACTGACGCCATCACCCAAATGGCCGAGACCTCACTCGATCACCAACAGCCTCTCCCCTCCGTCGATCCCTCCTCTGCTTCATCTACAGGTACCCAAAATTATCATCTCACTTTCTCCCCTAAATTCTCTCAGTTTCTCCTTAATTTTCTCAACTCTCCAAATTTAaagttggatttttttttaaaaatcttTGGGCTTGTTGAAGCTCCGGAACGACTTCACCGAGGCCCAAGTTGATACCTTACTTCGATTCCAAGCTTTCAAAAGCGGCTTCCTCTATAGCTCACCAAGGCGGTGCTGCAATTGTGAGAAGGTAGATTTTttgttcataaaaaaaattgtttgatCTAGTAAAAATTTGGGGTAATTAGTTTGGATTAAAAATGTTGAAGTTTGAATTAGGTTGTTTCCTCCAAGGCCTTCAGTGGATAGGATACTGTTTTTTCTATATGGTGATAATGTAACAACTACTAAGGGTGGTGCTAAGGTCATGGCTGCTTCTACATACCCTTTGCAGGGTGGTGGTGCAAATTGGTCTCAGTTGAAATTTATAGTTAGTCCAAGCCTCCAAGGGAAGTCTTTCTTGGGTCCAATGTTGATCACCAAATGTACTGCCATCTGCTTTGTGGCATTAGCAACTGTGATGTACTTGATGCGATTCGAGCTCCTTATGCAGTAGGCCTGATCAAAGCGTTTAGAATGTTGGAggggaagtgggagcagatatgtCGTGATCTTGAAGAGGGGTTTCCGAGTTTGGAGGTTTCTGATAGAGCAATGAGGAAGGCTGTTATTGAGGTTCTTGGTGGGCCTCAGAAGAAATTGGCTGAGAGACAACTGAGAAAGTTTCCAGCTTGTGCTTGAAAATGCGATGACAACTGAGATTACAGAATTTGCGAGTTTCTTGGATAAGGAGTTGAGCCCTAAACAGTTGAGGGTGTTTATAGAAGCTAGAGAGGAAAGCAGGCTTGGGCAGGAAGAGTTAGTTGTAGCTCTAAGGAGGTGTTATTCCTCCCTGGAAGATGGTTTGGGAAGCATTTACAAGGTTCAGAGGGACAGAGGTGAAGCAGGTCCTTTGATTTTATCTGTTGTAAAGCCTGGAAGCTTTGATAGACTATCACAAGTGGCCATCGCCAACGGAGCATCAGCTGGTCAGTATAAGCCGCCCAAGATCATAAGAAATCCTGAGATTGTTCATTTCCTTGAAGGATCTACTCTAGTAACCATATCTTGAAAGCTCTCGGCAAGATTTACATGTATGATATTCTCATCTTGACCCCAAATTTATTCAAATTCTCCTTGTAGTAATTGTATTTACTACAGAATAAATCTTTGTaatagaatatatatttgcatgttttttttttgagtgaTCAGATAATCTGCAACTGCAAGTCTCTGAACTCATCTACTTCCTGGTTTATTGTTTATGTTGGTTTCTGTTTCATTGTTTTTGTAAGAGATTTTGTTGATCTAACACATGAAGACTAGTATGATATCGACTTAGGTCTCCTGGGGAAGACGAAAGCTAAATATAATATCGACATTTCTTGATAACAATTTGAAACACTATTCTGGCTTCTGGCAGAAATGAATTTAGTTATTCTTCTAAGCGAGGCGGTACAAGTGATTTGAAGCACTTTGTATCGAATCATCTACCAAGTTGCCTGTTGAGCTGCCACagtttcaatatttatgtGTCTAACGTACGTGTTTGAATCCTCTGTTATTCTAGTTAGTCCAGTAATCAAGTGACATGTTCATTTCAAATCCATTGTATAACATGATTGTAAACCCtgcaatttttattttcttttggaaTCAAACCCTAACTAAGttgaaattttacaaactcGATTCATGATCATCACCTGCTTCTGatgtttcttcttccttttcatcaaCCTCGGCTATGGATTCTAACTGGCTCAGCCCAGCCCTGGTTTCCCCCAAACTAAATCTGGGCCACTCGTTCCTGTCCAGCGTGGACATTTTCCCGCCAATATTTCCAATTCTCTCTGTCCCCTCCTTCCCAATGACGTCGTCCTGGACGAAGCTCTGCCGCACAACCGCCACAGAAACTCAATCGCCGCCGCTAGACCCTCAAAACTAAATTTCTGGCTGGAATCGTTTGATTGATTTATACTAGAGTGACACGCGTCACTTTCTCACCCGGATTTGGATTCATAAACCATTTCACACAATTATACCGAGATTAACAACTAATTAAATCTAATTATAATACGCTACGGAGATTGAGATCCGTAATCAACTAGAATTAGGCGACtctatcttcttcttgttctcgATCAAGGTGACGTCACTGCTGCTGAAAAACCGGTCGTCCCTCTCCATAGTAATCAGCAGCCGGAAACCGTCGCCGGCCGGAATCCTCGTTTTCTTGAGAACGAATATCGGCCGGCCGTGCGGGTTCAGAGTGGACAAGAACTTCGGCGGGAAATCTCGGCCGTCGGAGCTGACCACCGTTGAGGCGGAGTAGGAAGGTCTTGATTTTCCGGCGGCGGTGGAGTAGCGACGTGGCAGTACTACTGGGACCGGCTCCGGCTCCTCCGCCGTGAAATGATCGCCGCTCTCTGAGCCGATGATCTCGGTGCAGTCGTTGAGCCATGCGACGTGGGAGGCGGCTGCGCCGGAGAATGTAGGGGCAGTGTCGGAAATACGAAGCTTGAGGAAGAAGTTGAATTTCAGGGTTTGgggagaagaaagaagatcGTGAAAGGCTGAATTGGAGGAGGTCATGGTTTCGATCTGAAGGAAGAAAATTAAGGCTGAGAGATGGTATTTATAGTTTTCCCTTGGTTTACTTTCTTACCTTCATACATGTGAATTTATCGAGGTAACAAAAACTTTATCCAATTGATTGTCAGAGTTACTCAAGTAGTAAGAGACTTGTTGTTCAATGCCGATTCTCCAATCTCCTGTGGTGATAAGCATTCCATAACTTGTGCTAAACATTCAAGTTGATTGCATAAGTTTCTCATCTCCTTCATTAACACCAAATCTGGAAAATCTCTATCATTCCCTAGTTCTAAGGATCTacattgattttgttttcattgttATTGCTTTTTGAACAATCATACCTTTCAATCCTTCTTCAGTGAtttgctatatatatgataagcAAATGTCCTTGTACATTTTTGAGGTCATGATTGCTGTGTCAATTTTAAACTCTGCAACCTTCTCTTATGTTCAGGTTGACTTGAATTTCTTTGTAAGAGGTATCCGTAATCTACATTTAGAGTAGTATCAGCTGCCCaggtaaagaaagaaaaagataatATATAACAGTTCGTTTAAGTTATAACAATTGAAACACTAGTTCTGTCACACATAGATTAATCGACTGTTACTCAATACATGTTCTTTTGTTCATCTATCATTGTTCCACCAACTCTTTACTTGTTAATAGATGCTTGGATTTGTTCCAGGGTTCTACCCTTTGTCTCAGGTACCATCACAACTATGAACATGATGGCCAGAGCATTGATTACTGCGTACAGAATGAAGGTACCTGAAAAAATCACACACTAGTTAATTTACAGCAATGTCACCCATGACCTGTAAGATTGCACTTATGATGTATGAGTCTGCAGAAACTCTATTCAAAAACAAGTCTTTGTGCTTTCCACCGATACTCTTTTCAATTCAGAAAAACTCTGTGCTTAACCAGTTCTTTGTGATTTTATATAGTTCATAAGCCAGTGATTTCTGTTATATTGCagattttcatttcatttcatatcCATATATAGCcttcataaaagaaaagatttcATTATCATGTATGGTCAGCTTGCTTTATGACTGAAAATTACTCCTTTTATAGATTTAGTAAGGAAAAGTTAGTTCTATTACCGTAAGAGCTCCAAGTCATAAGAAAGTTGAAAGTATAGGAGCACAACCATGCACCAAACCAGTTCACTAGAGTTGCAAAGCTTCCTGCCTGTCCTTTAATATTTATAGGAAAAATCTGCAGTAGATACAGCAGTTTCTTTAGATTACTGTCATGATCAATCACGCACGGATTAGTGAGTAAACTTTGATTGGCCTAATATACCTCTGACATTATAACCCACGGGACTGCTCCCATTCCTATTGAAAAGGATCCTATGAATACCTGAGACCAGAAGCTCACtgttaaaaaaaatgcaaGGAGAAAAGTAGAAAACTCGATCTTAAAAAAGACTGATCTACTTGGAATATATTTTATGAGGCAAGTAAAATACCAGTATGCCAGTTACTGCAAGTATGGGAACTGCCTTGGGTGTCAGTTGATGAACCTGGTAAACAAATAGCTTTCTTGTCAGATAATACAATAAACTAGACAGTCTTAGTTAGGGACATATTTGAGgattaccttgagaaagaatgatATGGCAGTCAGGATGCAGCCAAGTAACAACCCTGTTGCAGAAGTCTAGaacaaagtgaaaaaaaaaaaagtgttagACCTTTCATATCGGAAGAACTTGTCTAAAAAAATCTCAGAACTGAAACTGTTGCGCGCTAATTTACCAAAATAAGAGGCTTTCTTCCAGCTTTATCCATTATGGCTGCACCAATGCCAGTAACCACAACCTGTAAGACAGAACCACATCAAGATGCTTGTAAGTAGCTAGGGAAATTAGAGATTCCAAGATCTGTCGCTTTAAGAACATAAGAATTCGGACCTGAAGAACAGCGTAGATTATAGTTCCCATGCTAGGAGAAAATCCTGAGATAGTTCAAACAGAATAAGCGAGTCAAAATTGTAAAACAAGGTTATATGCTCCAAGTGAATGTATCAATCTTTCATTCAGAAAGATGAAAGATATAAAGATGATGCTGTCGTTAATCGTGACTAATATTGTAGATTGGAATAGTTTTAAAACGCAAGCTATTTCCTACAATAGTGTTTGTACCTGCTTGCTCAAGAATGTTGCTGACATAGAAACAAACCCCATTGATGCCTCCCAATTGTTGACAGATCATCAAGCCAACTGATATCTGATATATAGTGATCATAGCAATAGCGAACAGAAGTTAACTCAAATGTGAAGTTAACTAAGGGAGAGTATGTATGATATGTTGGGAGAAGTTATTACAATGACAGAACGTGAGTATCTCCTTTCAAACAGGTCCAGCAATTTGGCTTTAGGAAGCCGGTCAAGAGTTGCTATATAATCCTGCCATGGCATTAGCGGTGATTATTTACATTCATGATATTTCCAATTGGCTAACAAGTTGTCATTTTCTCGAGATGCAGTTGAGTAGGAGATAAGAACCTGGATTTCTTCTGCTTCTTGAGATATGTCAGCGTCTCTGCCACGAAGTTTCTGCAGTGCATCTTCAAAATCTTTTTGGTTTCCTGTCTTTGCCTGTACTCACaatgaggtttttttttttatgttctgAAAGTTACCATTAGATTTTTAGAGACCGAAAAAGTTAAGTTGTTTCTTACCAACCATCTTGGAGACTCAGGAATGAAAAATAGACCAAAAATGGTCACAGCACATGGAATGAGTCCTGTAAAAGCCACATAAATGAGTCCTCTATTACTGAATTAGATAGGTCATGTAAACTAACAACAAGCACCAATTATCTCATGAAGCTCACCAATTAATGCTAAAGTCCTCCAGCTGACTACTATCCCAATTACGAAGGACACTGACACTCCAGCAACGATCATTAACTATTAAGACAAAAGATCAAGGGAATGATTATTGTAGATATGTATGATTGAATCCCATAAATTTTGTTGTCCAAATAACTGTTCGCGTTTGTTTTTACTTGCTAGCTTAGATGTACAGAGGCAACTAACAAATGTTTTGCTTACTAGCTTCAAGGTACCTGATTCAAAGCAGTCAAAGTTCCTCGAAGATGTTTGGGTGCAATTTCAGCAACAAAAACAGGTACCTTTTCATATGCATCAATATTGCATCAAACTTCATTAGTATAATCCATTGAAATTGCAATAAGTCTCAGGAATAAAATGGTCAATACTTGTATAATAATCTCACCACATATGAAAAGGCTCCCATTCCATATCCTTTTGCCATTCTCCCAATGTCCAGAACCACAGCTCCCTTTCATTAAAACAAGTAGTAGAACATGAAGCTCAAATTTGCAGGAGAATATAGTTCTCAGTAGATAATATTAGAGAAAGATTTTGAGAGTAACATAATACCAACCTTGGAAAAGTAAATGGCCAGCCAACCTGCAACACAGACAATACTGGAAAATCTCAAAGCCTGCATACAATTCATACTAGAGATGTTACATAATTAAGAACAATGGAAAAAGATTAGTTTACTGAATAAGAAGTGTCCCCTATATGCACAGCATAATTTTCCAACACTTACCCCTTTTCGACCAATAAGATCAGTGATCGGCCCAATTGTGATTGCACCTATCATTGCACCAAATGTCAAGATGGAACCGAACATTGAAAACTGCATACAGATTCACAAAATGAGTTCAGTGTGGATGTTGTCAGCATGGAGAATTCTATTGTACTCTCAATTTTCTGTTCCATTTCAGGTATTAATTTCTAcattttgtttatgtgatcCAAACTTTGCATCCTTATATGTATAAATTTCTTACTGTCCTGCTATTGGGGATTGTATTTTTCTTCCTTGTGGGAAGCAAGATATGTGGCTGGGTGTGCCTTGGCAAGAAATTAAGGAAGAAGGATTCTTAACAATTGTCCGACAATGTAGAGTCTTAGACTACAAAAggcatatataaattttaagttCACTGAGGAAATATAAATCATAAAACTATGCTCCAATTTAAATCATAAGTAGAAGTAGAACAGTCAATTTTGTTCTAGTTTACCAGTTACACACCTCTGCTAATGTTAAATTGAGATCTTTCCTAATGGCTGACTGGGTAGGAGATGAATAACCCACCTGTAATTCACACGAGGTGTcagaatcaaaacaaaaacgaaaCCCTTTTCCATTTCAAAGATCACAAGCTCTTGATGCATCTATGGGAAAGCTAAAATGTAAAGACAACCAAACACTTACACAGCAtccaaattcataagaaccgCAAACGGCTACGAATGTGCTCAGGTAAACCATCCATTGATCCCCTTTGCCACCACCCACGAGTGGCTTTCTTACCTCATGATGTGCAGAACTCTCTTCATCACCGGCCATGTTTGCCAATTACTAGTTATATACGCAACTCAAACTCCAAGTATATATGTctatgaagaagaaggaagattcaGAGATCGGGGTGGCATCGGTAATGTAGGAAATCTCTGACCCTTGCTAGCTAGTTACATATGCATGAAGATATACATACACATGAATATGAACTTCTATGGGATCGAAGTATAGATCTTACATGCGCATGGAAGATGTATATAGAAGAGCTAAAGAGTAGGCAATTCTTGTGCTAATCTGTTGAAACTGACTTTAGAGTGGCACGTTTGTAACTAATTGGATAATTATTGACGAGGCGgagcagaagaagaagcattAGGCCACGTAATATATATACCCGGCCGTCGAGTATTGATGAATTGAATCTTTGTTGTTTGCATGCAGATAAAGTAAGGAAACCGAATACTTCAACGACATAGGACAGAATTGAACCTTACTATTTTTGGATACTCGGGTATAGGTGTATTTGATGGTTTCGAGGAATGGAAACACGTTTGAATTTGTACCTTTCATAAGTTTCGGATCAAATCATAAGCCTTGGATTAGTACTCTGATATCATACCAATCTCTGGTACATGTTAAAAGGCCGTAAGTTCTCCTTTCAAATTACAAGAGGTTGTAAGTTCCACTCACAAACTACTGGTCGAAACATactaattgtataattaattaaaaaaaaaacacaaataaGAAAAATCTCAATTGAAATCAATAACGATATTGGTAATCAAGATCCCAAAGGAATGAGTTACAATGTGCGTAAAGATACTTAACACTAAAGATAGGGCTCGTCAACAGACCGAGTCCgggccttaataaatttaagagttaattcctcctatggtacctaaagtatagctacttggacaatttgatacctgatgtatgaaaccggacaatttggtacctgaaattctcatttgtaagccattttggtacctctatcaattttgatcatatttttagggttattttcgtcattctagctctaaactcattaaattcacatttttcttcatttcttcctataattgtggcatatttggagataattaaattgatatatctactccacttagcatctacttcgcatatattaaaaataattttttctcttaatatac from Argentina anserina chromosome 2, drPotAnse1.1, whole genome shotgun sequence carries:
- the LOC126783455 gene encoding uncharacterized protein LOC126783455 codes for the protein MLRNLLRLCSRLRWPARRRCRTKVVIKRFSKTNSKSDLLHEPTSNGSSSATVHPNGQPETDKPPPRPVRVATFNAALFSMAPAIPAPEKPEQDENGVKVVKNVRLKSAMDRPKSILKQSPLHPNAMKSSENQRTQQKFVKSKMRVSINLPDNEISLLKSRQLSFAEGRELDSNGALSSFSPSRVSRGKGPLKASVSFPNNVGNVGGGGENGEYYTSQRSVLEVLRELDADILALQDVKAEEEKEMKPLSDLAAALGMNYVFAESWAPEYGNAILSKWPIKRSKVQKIFDDSDFRNVLKATIDVPQAGEVNFHCTHLDHLDENWRMRQMNAIIQSSNEPHILAGGLNSLEESDYSRERWTDIVKYYEEMGKPTPKVEVMRYLKSKQYTDAKDFEGEYESVVMIAKGQSVQGTCKYGTRVDYILASSTSPYKFVPGSYSVFSSKGTSDHHIVRVDVIKSESSCDPGNVSRRGQRKQKVIQITETTPSKGIWKSQT
- the LOC126784395 gene encoding LOW QUALITY PROTEIN: probable indole-3-acetic acid-amido synthetase GH3.6 (The sequence of the model RefSeq protein was modified relative to this genomic sequence to represent the inferred CDS: inserted 1 base in 1 codon; deleted 3 bases in 2 codons), producing the protein MAETSLDHQQPLPSVDPXLCFIYSSGTTSPRPKLIPYFDSKLSKAASSIAHQGGAAIVRRLFPPRPSVDRILFFLYGDNVTTTKGGAKVMAASTYPLQGGGANWSQLKFIVSPSPREVFLGSNVDHQMYCHLLCGISNCDVLDAIRAPYAVGLIKAFRMLEGKWEQICRDLEEGFPSLEVSDRAMRKAVIEVLGGPQKKLAERQLKSFQLVLENAMTTEITEFASFLDKELSPKQLRVFIEAREESRLGQEELVVALRRCYSSLEDGLGSIYKVQRDRGEAGPLILSVVKPGSFDRLSQVAIANGASAGQYKPPKIIRNPEIVHFLEGSTLVTIS
- the LOC126784586 gene encoding sugar transporter ERD6-like 7 codes for the protein MAGDEESSAHHEVRKPLVGGGKGDQWMVYLSTFVAVCGSYEFGCCVGYSSPTQSAIRKDLNLTLAEFSMFGSILTFGAMIGAITIGPITDLIGRKGALRFSSIVCVAGWLAIYFSKGAVVLDIGRMAKGYGMGAFSYVVPVFVAEIAPKHLRGTLTALNQLMIVAGVSVSFVIGIVVSWRTLALIGLIPCAVTIFGLFFIPESPRWLAKTGNQKDFEDALQKLRGRDADISQEAEEIQDYIATLDRLPKAKLLDLFERRYSRSVIISVGLMICQQLGGINGVCFYVSNILEQAGFSPSMGTIIYAVLQVVVTGIGAAIMDKAGRKPLILTSATGLLLGCILTAISFFLKVHQLTPKAVPILAVTGILVFIGSFSIGMGAVPWVIMSEIFPINIKGQAGSFATLVNWFGAWLCSYTFNFLMTWSSYGTFILYAVINALAIMFIVVMVPETKGRTLEQIQASINK